In the genome of Nitrospira sp. MA-1, one region contains:
- a CDS encoding histidine kinase, with product MLTEVSDFSVSFIAHVSGYAIGMILYAMLLWLVFQALQESTQKGQSEPSAQSPRWLACWTAILGLLWNVGALLAFLLPNLHLTAPLPVLYALAVSALGFLPAVVVLAMVDSQPMGLSAWVRRVISASGFVLSGWASLMHLHAALIGEAGSMSGTALQVMVWGYLVFLIWLLAVRVRTEGWDYMGGIVVLSGLAIAVLPFSQHETGEYSWGMEVVGHHANLLLALAILYQDYRFALGDLFLKRALSFLVLALVTLGALITVGIPVLRLDPDNEMANLSRLGVFLALWIITALAYPHLRKAVIWLVDVVVLRRPDYDQLRQEVAIEVNQEEEPERILSHVGALLQPALLARQITWRPWRLDGEAGSEWPGQVGSFDGDREEESLASGAVSVGSLVRKGSRGSSLATPCGEEFLVVIPTMELPQYVLVIQGFFHRRRLLSDDLVLLEAVAHIIARRIDAVRSAHERCAVAIREQEMRKLTIEAELRALRTQLNPHFLFNALTTIGYLIQTAPARALDTLMRLTELLRGVLKHLEGDFSTLGQEVDLVQAYLMIEQARFERRLAYQVNVPSNLRDLRVPALVLQPLVENAVKHGIQKCAKGGVIKIEAEVEQRKNEHDHGAWITPELVITVQDTGHGLSGKGQEAAWGAGIGLANIRKRLQLHYGDHATLSMHRNPKLGTIVHIRIPLVRSSDLLAEESECLHSVQGAKE from the coding sequence ATGTTGACTGAAGTGTCCGATTTCTCTGTCTCGTTTATCGCGCATGTCAGCGGGTACGCCATCGGCATGATTTTGTATGCCATGTTGTTGTGGCTGGTTTTCCAAGCCTTGCAGGAATCGACCCAAAAGGGTCAGAGCGAACCCTCTGCCCAATCACCCAGATGGCTTGCATGTTGGACGGCAATTTTAGGCTTGCTGTGGAATGTTGGAGCCCTGCTGGCCTTTCTGCTTCCGAATCTACACCTGACCGCACCGCTTCCGGTGTTATATGCGTTGGCGGTCTCCGCATTGGGGTTTCTTCCCGCTGTCGTTGTTCTGGCTATGGTTGATTCGCAGCCCATGGGTCTGTCTGCCTGGGTTCGTCGAGTAATTTCTGCATCCGGTTTTGTGTTAAGCGGGTGGGCATCTCTGATGCACCTCCATGCTGCTCTGATCGGGGAGGCGGGGAGCATGTCCGGAACAGCGCTCCAGGTCATGGTCTGGGGCTATCTCGTGTTTCTGATCTGGCTCCTGGCTGTCAGGGTCCGGACGGAGGGATGGGATTATATGGGAGGAATCGTCGTTCTTTCCGGATTGGCCATTGCTGTTCTTCCCTTTAGTCAGCATGAGACCGGGGAATATTCCTGGGGCATGGAGGTTGTCGGTCATCACGCCAACCTCCTGTTGGCCCTGGCCATTCTCTATCAGGACTACCGCTTTGCTCTGGGAGACCTTTTCTTGAAGCGGGCGTTATCGTTTTTGGTGTTGGCCCTGGTGACGCTTGGTGCGTTGATCACCGTTGGGATTCCGGTGTTACGGCTCGACCCGGACAATGAAATGGCCAACCTATCCCGGCTTGGTGTTTTTTTGGCACTTTGGATCATCACTGCGTTGGCCTATCCCCATTTGCGAAAAGCGGTGATCTGGCTGGTGGATGTCGTGGTGTTGCGGCGTCCGGACTACGATCAGCTCAGGCAGGAGGTGGCGATCGAGGTTAATCAGGAGGAAGAGCCCGAACGGATTTTGTCCCATGTCGGCGCGTTACTCCAGCCAGCTCTGTTGGCCAGACAGATTACCTGGAGGCCTTGGAGACTGGACGGCGAGGCCGGGTCTGAATGGCCGGGCCAGGTCGGCTCCTTTGACGGGGATCGGGAGGAAGAATCTCTGGCCAGTGGAGCGGTCTCCGTTGGAAGCCTGGTCAGAAAAGGGAGCAGAGGGTCTTCTTTGGCCACGCCTTGCGGAGAAGAGTTCCTCGTGGTTATTCCAACGATGGAATTGCCTCAATACGTTCTGGTGATCCAGGGGTTTTTCCATCGAAGGCGATTGCTTTCGGACGATCTGGTCCTGTTGGAAGCCGTGGCCCATATCATTGCCAGAAGGATCGATGCGGTGCGTTCGGCCCACGAGCGCTGTGCCGTCGCCATTCGAGAGCAGGAAATGAGAAAACTGACCATTGAGGCGGAACTCCGGGCTCTGCGCACCCAATTGAATCCTCACTTTTTATTTAATGCCTTAACCACCATTGGCTATCTTATTCAAACGGCACCGGCGCGGGCGCTGGACACGCTCATGCGGCTGACGGAGTTGCTGAGAGGCGTGTTGAAGCATCTTGAGGGGGATTTTTCCACCTTGGGCCAGGAAGTGGATTTGGTCCAGGCTTATCTCATGATTGAACAGGCACGTTTCGAACGGCGGTTGGCCTATCAAGTCAATGTGCCGTCAAATTTACGGGATCTACGGGTGCCGGCTCTGGTGTTGCAACCACTGGTGGAAAATGCGGTGAAACACGGTATTCAAAAGTGTGCCAAGGGAGGGGTCATTAAAATCGAGGCCGAAGTGGAACAGCGGAAAAACGAACATGATCACGGAGCATGGATAACTCCTGAGCTCGTAATTACGGTGCAGGATACGGGACATGGTCTGTCAGGGAAGGGGCAGGAGGCTGCCTGGGGAGCTGGGATCGGGTTGGCCAATATCAGGAAACGTTTGCAATTACATTATGGCGATCATGCCACGCTATCCATGCATCGAAACCCGAAGCTTGGCACGATTGTCCACATCCGTATTCCTCTTGTTCGTTCGAGCGATCTCCTGGCAGAAGAATCCGAATGTCTTCATTCCGTCCAGGGAGCGAAAGAATGA
- a CDS encoding LytTR family DNA-binding domain-containing protein has protein sequence MSGKIRVIVVDDERPARSFLATTLKTLDDVDIVGEAENGEDAISLIQREQPDLALLDLQMPGLDGLSLVKAIKKGHIPLIAFVTAHNEYAIEAFDIEAIDYLLKPVDRLRLRKTIKRAKERLEREDVMANELEARPRGQEGSPPEDSDYMDRLPIKKKEEIIFLPVNQIASIVSDGELMHITTLRKERHTISHRLKALEARLDPRRFVRLGRGTLVNVESICRVATMPGGSYVVTLTNTQQLRVSRSQSRFLRHQILRL, from the coding sequence ATGAGCGGAAAAATCCGGGTCATTGTTGTTGATGATGAGCGGCCGGCACGGTCATTTCTGGCGACAACCCTGAAGACCCTGGATGATGTCGACATTGTGGGTGAAGCGGAGAACGGTGAGGACGCGATCAGCCTGATTCAACGGGAACAACCCGATCTGGCATTGCTGGATCTTCAAATGCCTGGATTGGATGGCCTCTCCTTGGTCAAGGCCATCAAAAAAGGGCATATTCCGTTGATTGCGTTTGTCACGGCCCACAATGAATATGCCATCGAGGCGTTCGATATCGAGGCCATCGACTACTTGTTGAAACCGGTCGATCGCTTGCGACTGCGAAAAACCATCAAACGGGCAAAGGAGCGTTTGGAACGGGAAGATGTCATGGCGAATGAATTGGAAGCTCGACCGCGCGGCCAGGAGGGGAGCCCTCCGGAGGATTCGGATTACATGGACCGTCTCCCGATCAAAAAGAAGGAAGAGATCATTTTCCTGCCGGTCAATCAGATCGCCTCTATCGTCTCGGATGGAGAGTTGATGCATATCACCACGCTTCGAAAGGAACGTCATACTATCAGCCACCGGCTCAAGGCGCTTGAGGCCAGACTGGATCCCAGGCGATTCGTGCGTTTGGGTCGCGGGACTTTGGTCAATGTGGAGTCGATATGCCGGGTGGCTACTATGCCGGGTGGGTCGTATGTCGTCACCTTGACCAATACCCAACAACTCAGAGTCAGCCGCAGTCAGTCACGATTTTTACGGCACCAAATCTTGAGGTTGTAA
- a CDS encoding pilus assembly protein N-terminal domain-containing protein, whose translation MKDNPARLPKPVTLGYQNIRRMSLLVSVIFLLLLPTAIAQTPSSKLSPRTIVLKKSPESPTPLPVIVAQHRRVLIDDPVQRVAVGDTSIVSAQLINNKEILFLGQRPGRTSVIVWLQSGAIRHYQCNVQLDLSVLHAALHNVHPSIGVTSAPDRDALILTGKVPDVTYSQAAEGIAQKYVNARTGERKAGQGPFVKSSDGQRANQSQPGRSSQSSGSSSSSSDDEADGESPSSDSSAHIEVAEAIPVGGTIINLIQLDTLPATPEERMQEAIRNLGGEQVTVRRVKRGIVRDDEQDVFVLEGSVKNQVALLRVLEVGSRMLTGHGATRHSIRVVGDEAGALAGRLGQQQGGQQGQQGRMMIGGGGGGIGQLFGGAGRSGRVSNLVQSNLGRAKVIEAANGRIISFLHVRDLPQIRVNIKLYEVNRTKLRSYGSDFVGTFDNFGSAPESGARNILGFLTGTLVADTFIRSGEFAIRSVFTYLESLDLARSLASPSLTVLSGEIAAFLVGGEVPIEQAFSPFFGGGDITGAAGVFQFVTFREFGISLRVRALVGEDGDLTIDAVPQVVTPDLTLTAGIEEATGTNQPTTAFKNRSMQTSARMQDGQAILIGGLLSRDKSDQQDFIPGVRDIPGLGWLFRRFTQNDEEVELVIVIHPVIMREPIPEVGLWAFPTLTDYRPAWEFKSWPAPEEKGL comes from the coding sequence ATGAAAGATAATCCAGCTAGATTGCCAAAGCCTGTCACTCTGGGCTATCAGAATATCCGGCGCATGAGCCTCCTGGTGAGCGTGATTTTTCTGCTTCTTCTTCCCACCGCAATAGCCCAAACGCCCTCTTCGAAGCTATCCCCAAGGACAATAGTTCTTAAAAAATCCCCGGAGTCTCCTACCCCTTTGCCCGTGATTGTGGCCCAACACCGACGTGTGTTGATTGATGATCCGGTGCAGCGGGTTGCGGTGGGCGATACGTCCATCGTTTCGGCTCAGTTGATTAACAATAAGGAAATCTTGTTTCTTGGTCAGCGGCCCGGACGCACCTCGGTCATTGTCTGGCTTCAGTCAGGAGCGATTCGTCATTATCAATGCAATGTGCAGTTGGATCTTTCCGTTCTGCATGCGGCTTTGCATAACGTTCATCCCAGCATCGGTGTGACCAGCGCTCCGGACCGTGACGCCTTGATCCTGACCGGAAAGGTTCCTGATGTGACCTATTCTCAGGCGGCGGAGGGAATCGCGCAGAAATATGTGAATGCCAGAACGGGAGAAAGAAAGGCAGGTCAAGGGCCCTTTGTGAAAAGTTCCGACGGGCAGCGGGCAAATCAATCTCAGCCCGGAAGGTCGAGTCAATCCTCGGGATCATCCAGCTCTTCTTCCGATGATGAGGCTGATGGAGAATCCCCATCAAGCGATTCCTCCGCCCACATTGAAGTCGCGGAGGCCATCCCGGTCGGCGGCACCATTATCAATCTGATTCAATTGGATACGTTGCCGGCTACTCCCGAGGAGCGCATGCAAGAGGCAATTCGGAATCTTGGGGGTGAGCAGGTGACGGTGCGGCGAGTCAAACGAGGTATTGTGCGTGATGATGAGCAGGATGTCTTTGTCCTGGAGGGGTCGGTGAAAAATCAAGTGGCCCTCTTGCGTGTGCTGGAGGTGGGTTCCCGAATGCTGACCGGCCACGGCGCCACGCGACATAGTATTCGCGTGGTGGGTGATGAAGCGGGGGCGTTGGCCGGTCGATTGGGACAACAGCAAGGGGGGCAGCAAGGGCAGCAAGGGCGAATGATGATTGGTGGGGGCGGCGGTGGAATTGGCCAGCTGTTTGGAGGGGCAGGTAGGTCGGGGCGCGTCAGTAACCTGGTGCAATCGAATCTGGGCCGGGCCAAAGTGATCGAAGCGGCCAATGGGCGCATTATTTCTTTTCTTCATGTGAGGGATCTTCCGCAAATTCGGGTCAACATCAAACTCTATGAAGTCAATCGGACAAAACTGCGATCCTATGGCTCGGATTTTGTCGGGACCTTTGACAATTTCGGGTCAGCCCCCGAGTCCGGGGCCCGAAACATTTTGGGCTTTCTGACCGGTACGCTTGTAGCCGACACGTTTATTCGAAGCGGCGAGTTTGCCATTCGATCAGTCTTCACCTATTTGGAGAGTCTGGATTTGGCGCGAAGCCTGGCTTCTCCTTCGCTCACCGTGCTGTCTGGAGAAATTGCCGCCTTTCTGGTTGGAGGAGAAGTCCCGATCGAGCAGGCATTTTCCCCGTTTTTCGGCGGTGGAGATATCACTGGTGCGGCAGGGGTTTTTCAGTTTGTCACGTTTCGTGAATTCGGGATCTCCCTCCGTGTTCGCGCGCTGGTGGGGGAAGACGGGGATCTCACGATCGATGCGGTTCCGCAAGTGGTGACACCTGATTTGACCTTGACGGCGGGCATTGAAGAGGCCACGGGAACCAATCAACCCACGACAGCATTCAAAAACCGGTCCATGCAGACGAGTGCACGCATGCAGGATGGCCAGGCCATCCTGATTGGAGGCCTCCTCTCGCGTGACAAATCAGATCAGCAGGACTTTATTCCTGGAGTTCGTGACATCCCGGGGTTGGGTTGGTTGTTTCGACGGTTTACGCAAAACGACGAAGAGGTTGAACTGGTTATTGTCATTCATCCTGTCATTATGAGGGAGCCGATTCCCGAGGTGGGCCTCTGGGCTTTTCCCACTCTCACCGACTATCGACCGGCTTGGGAATTCAAGTCATGGCCGGCACCTGAGGAGAAAGGCTTGTGA
- a CDS encoding pilus assembly protein: MKWSVKALMTKAHPSFGPVASQRGGVLIEFAFLSLVFYVLVALVVDIGRMVFAAQVLQDAARVAARELALVPLPAAMTFEQALEDPTVLAQVFDPALLVIDLDTFGDDDVAFQAFLDQLPMVNKMLRPLMIFEQADIQGSGRRLLRFPGALLNDPSAPSGLGVGIPRVESRGANGVEAIRWVPVLEEITNGSFSLVPLDPENPPPQRGLVAVRINYPFQAAMLSGFQQGPGGPFEPNLDNRIQADDESVDDSINAPPRGTPFGIGDLPEVGVYGGRFGLGGQLAFGGETLRPYRKLLSAQAISRREVFL; this comes from the coding sequence GTGAAGTGGAGTGTAAAAGCCTTGATGACAAAGGCTCATCCATCCTTCGGTCCGGTGGCATCACAACGTGGCGGGGTACTCATTGAATTTGCCTTTCTGTCGTTGGTGTTCTATGTGCTGGTTGCGTTGGTTGTGGACATCGGAAGAATGGTATTTGCCGCTCAAGTGCTCCAGGATGCTGCCCGTGTGGCCGCCCGCGAATTGGCATTGGTCCCCCTTCCCGCCGCCATGACCTTTGAGCAAGCGTTGGAGGATCCAACGGTCCTGGCTCAGGTATTCGATCCGGCCTTGCTGGTCATCGATCTCGACACGTTTGGCGATGACGATGTGGCGTTTCAAGCGTTTCTGGATCAGTTGCCCATGGTCAATAAAATGTTGAGACCGCTCATGATTTTCGAACAGGCTGACATTCAAGGTTCCGGCCGACGATTGCTGAGGTTTCCCGGTGCGCTTTTGAATGATCCTTCGGCCCCGAGTGGTCTGGGAGTGGGAATTCCACGGGTGGAATCCCGCGGGGCGAATGGCGTGGAAGCCATTCGATGGGTTCCGGTTCTTGAAGAAATCACGAACGGCTCTTTCAGTCTGGTGCCACTTGACCCCGAGAATCCGCCTCCTCAACGGGGTCTGGTGGCGGTTCGCATCAATTATCCGTTTCAAGCGGCGATGTTGAGCGGTTTTCAGCAAGGTCCGGGAGGCCCGTTTGAACCGAACCTGGACAATCGCATTCAAGCGGACGATGAAAGCGTAGACGATTCCATAAATGCTCCGCCACGGGGGACGCCATTTGGGATTGGTGACTTGCCTGAAGTAGGCGTGTACGGCGGACGTTTTGGCCTTGGAGGACAATTGGCTTTTGGCGGTGAAACGCTCAGGCCCTACAGGAAGCTTCTTTCCGCTCAAGCCATTTCCAGGCGGGAGGTGTTCTTATGA
- a CDS encoding Tad domain-containing protein: MLVLFVLLVWGMLGIGSLVIDWGYVNLTRVQMQNVADAAAGEGLRLRDVAPEDPVASDLNRRVAVSQLAAWTYDDDFDLTDDLLQFGAGPDMFLTGGQTDLNAMQKLDVPPAPVYKPVLQWNDEANARHGDMVSGTFGIPDPGCSVEAPRRECANYTRIDFVPAEVNASPTADAFLVRLRRSIKPEPFQGQASVDNVPGVSSAGPTLPLVLGLGSPLQAQIDSPGIRFTGITVRATAIADARPVRGVGLPDILSEPPRLGVAPFALARAGWRDSLVMDVPSSGTVDSSGVVAVGSTAIGRFLLPVTSIGEPVLARFPEGGQVTIDGYAPLYEDFLGTERVVGFARVEMTGTSPGSVQIIRRPGQVAVENATVSLLPAFPLLPEPELALLLHVNRDIQKEGALLAPALVR; this comes from the coding sequence ATGTTGGTGCTGTTCGTCTTGCTGGTTTGGGGAATGCTGGGTATTGGCTCCTTAGTGATCGATTGGGGGTATGTCAATCTCACCAGAGTGCAAATGCAAAATGTTGCAGATGCTGCGGCGGGGGAAGGCTTGCGTCTGCGTGATGTGGCCCCAGAGGATCCGGTTGCCAGTGATCTCAACCGCCGGGTGGCGGTGAGCCAGCTGGCCGCATGGACGTATGATGATGACTTTGATCTGACCGACGATCTCCTGCAGTTTGGTGCGGGGCCTGATATGTTCCTGACTGGAGGACAAACCGACCTCAATGCGATGCAGAAATTAGACGTCCCGCCGGCCCCCGTCTACAAACCGGTGTTGCAATGGAATGATGAAGCCAATGCCCGACATGGCGATATGGTCAGCGGGACGTTTGGGATTCCCGATCCCGGTTGTTCGGTGGAAGCCCCGCGCCGGGAATGTGCAAATTATACCCGGATCGATTTCGTCCCGGCTGAAGTGAACGCCAGTCCGACGGCCGATGCCTTTCTCGTGCGATTGCGGCGCTCCATAAAACCGGAACCCTTTCAAGGTCAGGCCAGCGTCGATAATGTGCCGGGAGTGAGTTCGGCCGGCCCGACCCTGCCGCTGGTGTTAGGACTTGGCTCGCCTCTCCAGGCCCAAATCGATTCGCCTGGAATTCGTTTTACGGGCATAACCGTGCGGGCGACAGCCATTGCCGATGCCCGCCCTGTTCGAGGAGTGGGTCTGCCGGATATCTTGTCCGAGCCTCCCCGTCTGGGTGTTGCCCCGTTTGCGCTTGCCCGTGCAGGCTGGCGGGATTCTCTGGTGATGGATGTTCCCAGTTCGGGCACCGTGGATTCTTCAGGGGTCGTGGCGGTCGGGTCCACGGCAATAGGCCGGTTTCTCCTTCCGGTTACGAGCATTGGCGAACCTGTTCTTGCTCGATTTCCTGAAGGGGGACAGGTGACGATCGACGGATATGCACCTCTCTACGAAGATTTTTTGGGGACGGAACGGGTGGTGGGATTTGCACGGGTTGAAATGACCGGCACCTCGCCCGGTTCGGTACAGATTATCAGGCGACCGGGTCAAGTGGCTGTAGAAAATGCCACCGTCTCTCTCCTGCCTGCGTTTCCCCTTCTGCCGGAACCCGAATTGGCATTGTTGCTTCATGTTAATCGTGACATTCAGAAAGAGGGAGCCCTGCTGGCTCCGGCGCTGGTTCGTTAA
- a CDS encoding AAA family ATPase, translating to METNLHILVVGKSPGLRAEFDSALQGVGSYRCVTVYAESFRHAEELARNRRPQLICVEMNGNLRGLKEFTIDVSQMLPGTAIAGLYKPDLFESDQSESAFILEGVRARIQDFLRHPLSSTEIRQVFDRVFVQGKTKSSLSPLGHIVSFVSNKGGVGKSTISVNMACLLASRHPGQVLLVDASLQLGVAAVMLDLNPRTTIVDAVREKGRLDETLLRELTVSHPCGLSLLAAPGNAAEASEVDEESMYRILNLARRTFTYVVVDTFPMLDSVVMTVLDLSTFTYVVMQGTAPNVIGTAKLLPILEGLGCPVERQRLVLNQNYRNFAGNLTQTEIEERLMREFHYVFPYQKKLLTCANLGEPYILQTTRYFGFGRSAHLLVGEIEQLADRAVAAEIDHLAKLMNEEPA from the coding sequence ATGGAAACGAATCTCCATATCCTCGTGGTAGGGAAATCCCCTGGACTCCGCGCGGAATTTGATTCCGCGCTTCAGGGTGTGGGCAGTTACCGATGCGTCACGGTCTATGCCGAGTCATTCCGTCATGCGGAAGAGCTGGCCAGGAACCGCCGGCCTCAATTGATTTGTGTCGAGATGAATGGAAATCTTCGCGGCTTGAAGGAGTTTACGATTGATGTGTCTCAGATGTTGCCGGGAACCGCTATCGCCGGCTTGTACAAGCCCGATCTTTTTGAATCTGATCAATCGGAAAGCGCATTTATTCTTGAAGGCGTCCGGGCGCGTATTCAGGATTTCCTCCGGCACCCGCTCTCCAGCACCGAAATTCGACAGGTCTTCGACCGGGTTTTTGTGCAGGGAAAGACCAAATCCAGCCTGTCCCCGCTCGGCCATATCGTCTCGTTTGTCAGCAACAAAGGCGGAGTGGGGAAATCGACGATTTCAGTCAATATGGCGTGTTTGCTGGCCAGTCGCCATCCCGGCCAGGTGTTGCTGGTGGATGCGTCTTTGCAGTTGGGCGTTGCCGCAGTGATGCTTGATCTGAATCCCCGAACGACCATTGTGGACGCCGTTCGTGAAAAAGGACGTCTTGATGAGACGTTGCTTCGCGAATTGACCGTGTCTCATCCGTGCGGGTTGTCGCTTCTGGCCGCGCCGGGGAATGCGGCCGAAGCGTCTGAGGTGGATGAGGAATCCATGTATCGTATTTTGAACTTAGCGCGGCGAACGTTCACGTACGTGGTGGTTGATACGTTTCCCATGTTGGATAGTGTCGTGATGACGGTGTTGGATCTGTCCACCTTTACCTATGTCGTGATGCAGGGAACGGCGCCCAATGTCATTGGCACGGCCAAACTGCTTCCAATTTTGGAGGGGCTTGGATGTCCGGTCGAGCGTCAGCGTTTGGTCCTGAATCAGAACTACCGGAATTTTGCCGGAAATTTGACGCAAACGGAGATTGAGGAGCGGTTGATGAGAGAATTTCATTATGTCTTTCCCTATCAAAAGAAACTGTTAACCTGCGCCAATCTCGGGGAACCGTATATTCTCCAAACTACCCGATACTTCGGGTTCGGACGTAGCGCTCATCTGTTGGTTGGGGAAATCGAGCAGTTAGCGGACCGGGCGGTTGCCGCGGAAATTGATCACTTGGCGAAACTGATGAACGAGGAGCCGGCCTGA
- a CDS encoding CpaF family protein, protein MSEQDFPLPSSSESRPPVPFGKSLSADTASRLKAALKRPAMNVVKDEALLDDPLARVKHADYLSIKSALQERLLNEIGEHLAAGLNHEDVSAVVKEFTARILESEHIPLNQAEQGRLAEELTEEAIGLGPLTPLLADPAVTDILVNGHQSVYVERYGRLEKTDVQFLDDDHVIRVIERIAAQMGRRVDTASPMVDLRLADGTRVNATLPPATIDGPTLSIRRFGVRRLRRNDLLGLGTLSPDMATFLELVVRGKKNLLISGGTGAGKSTLLGALSEAIPFHERIITIEDTAELHLDQEHVVRMETRQPNIEGKGRILARDLVVNALRMRPDRIIVGEVRGPESLDMLQAMNTGHEGSMSTVHANSPRDALSRLETMVLFAGTELPSRAIREQMVSALHLIIQVRRYEDGVRRIETIAEMTGMEGLTPLMQDIFQFRRRGFRGKRVAGEFVPTGIVPRVVEELREQHIDIPLSLFTGGRDLHGFS, encoded by the coding sequence ATGAGCGAACAGGATTTTCCATTACCTTCGTCATCAGAGAGCCGGCCGCCCGTTCCGTTTGGAAAATCATTAAGTGCGGATACGGCCTCGAGGCTCAAGGCTGCGCTGAAACGTCCGGCGATGAACGTGGTCAAAGACGAAGCATTGCTGGATGATCCATTGGCGCGAGTCAAGCATGCCGATTATCTGTCGATTAAAAGCGCCCTTCAGGAGCGACTCCTGAATGAAATCGGAGAACATTTGGCCGCTGGACTCAATCATGAGGATGTATCGGCCGTAGTGAAGGAGTTTACCGCGCGGATTTTAGAATCGGAGCACATTCCCTTGAATCAGGCGGAGCAGGGACGGCTGGCCGAAGAATTGACCGAGGAAGCCATTGGTTTGGGGCCCTTGACTCCGCTGTTGGCCGATCCGGCTGTGACGGATATTCTTGTCAACGGCCACCAGTCAGTCTATGTGGAGCGGTATGGCCGGTTGGAAAAAACTGACGTTCAGTTTCTGGACGACGATCATGTGATTCGGGTGATCGAGCGGATTGCGGCGCAAATGGGCCGGAGGGTGGATACGGCCTCTCCAATGGTGGATCTACGCCTGGCGGATGGCACGCGGGTTAATGCCACCCTGCCTCCGGCGACGATCGACGGGCCGACCCTCTCCATTCGGCGGTTTGGCGTCCGTCGGCTACGGCGGAATGATCTCCTGGGACTGGGAACGCTGTCGCCGGATATGGCGACGTTTCTGGAGCTGGTGGTTCGCGGCAAGAAAAATCTTCTGATTTCAGGTGGAACGGGGGCCGGGAAATCCACCCTGTTGGGGGCGTTGTCGGAGGCTATTCCCTTTCACGAGCGCATCATTACGATTGAAGATACCGCGGAATTACACCTGGATCAGGAACATGTGGTCCGGATGGAAACCCGGCAGCCGAATATCGAGGGCAAAGGGCGGATTTTGGCTAGGGATCTGGTGGTGAATGCCTTACGGATGCGGCCGGACCGGATCATCGTCGGGGAAGTTCGTGGGCCGGAATCCCTGGATATGTTGCAAGCTATGAATACCGGTCATGAAGGCAGCATGAGCACGGTTCACGCCAATTCCCCCCGTGATGCGTTGTCGCGGTTGGAAACCATGGTGCTTTTTGCGGGCACGGAATTGCCTTCCCGCGCCATTCGAGAGCAAATGGTTTCTGCCCTTCATCTTATTATTCAGGTCCGGCGGTATGAAGACGGCGTGCGCCGGATCGAAACGATTGCGGAAATGACCGGCATGGAGGGCCTGACCCCTCTCATGCAGGACATCTTTCAGTTCCGGCGGCGCGGGTTTCGGGGAAAGCGTGTGGCCGGAGAATTTGTGCCGACCGGTATCGTTCCAAGAGTGGTTGAAGAATTGCGTGAACAGCATATCGACATTCCCCTGTCCCTGTTTACCGGAGGAAGAGATCTCCATGGGTTTTCGTGA
- a CDS encoding type II secretion system F family protein — translation MGFREFAGLMAIGLIVGLCVWWWRNFSFRVATQARLAQDGAGRESHQTGRSVRRVFPPRYRIIPACLGVGASVGLFYFVEFSPPFAGAAGLMLGVLGFLLESIIAGKRLSRIETQLADSIDLMVGALQAGLSLPKALDTARQESVAPLRPYLDNLVRKIRLGENPATAVRELGERVPLETFQLFSLTLSAQWWTGGSLAPTLSVVGRTIRDRIELSRRIRTQAVEAKASVIGVLAISYVLTFIMWRANPRPLENFFNSDIGSLLAGAAIGLQALGIVWINRISQVKF, via the coding sequence ATGGGTTTTCGTGAATTTGCGGGGTTGATGGCGATTGGTCTGATTGTCGGGCTGTGCGTTTGGTGGTGGAGAAACTTCTCTTTTCGGGTGGCCACTCAGGCCAGGCTTGCGCAGGATGGGGCAGGGCGGGAATCCCATCAGACCGGTCGGTCGGTCCGGCGCGTATTCCCTCCCCGTTATCGTATCATTCCCGCGTGTCTAGGAGTGGGAGCGAGTGTTGGTTTATTTTATTTCGTGGAGTTCTCTCCCCCGTTTGCCGGAGCCGCAGGGCTGATGCTTGGAGTGTTAGGATTTTTACTGGAGTCTATTATTGCCGGCAAGCGCTTGAGCCGCATTGAAACCCAATTGGCCGATTCGATCGATCTAATGGTGGGAGCCTTACAGGCGGGGTTATCACTCCCCAAGGCGCTGGATACTGCTCGACAGGAGTCTGTCGCGCCTCTACGGCCGTATTTGGATAACCTTGTGCGAAAAATCCGTCTGGGAGAAAACCCCGCAACTGCAGTTCGAGAATTGGGAGAGCGGGTTCCGTTGGAAACCTTTCAACTGTTTTCGCTGACGCTTTCGGCCCAGTGGTGGACAGGAGGGAGTTTGGCCCCCACCTTGTCCGTTGTGGGAAGAACGATTCGGGACCGGATTGAACTCTCCCGGCGTATTCGGACCCAAGCCGTAGAGGCTAAAGCCTCGGTGATCGGGGTGTTGGCCATATCCTATGTGTTGACGTTCATCATGTGGAGGGCGAATCCCCGCCCGTTAGAGAATTTTTTCAATAGTGACATCGGATCCTTGCTGGCGGGAGCGGCTATCGGATTGCAAGCGTTGGGCATCGTGTGGATTAACCGGATCAGTCAGGTCAAATTTTAG